A portion of the Caenorhabditis elegans chromosome III genome contains these proteins:
- the rpl-21 gene encoding Large ribosomal subunit protein eL21 (Confirmed by transcript evidence), whose product MTNSKGLRRGTRYMFARDFRKHGVEHLSTYYTQYKRGDLVDIKTNGAFQKGMPFKAYHGRTGRIFNVTRGAVGIIVNKRVRGNILPKRINIRIEHIKPSKCRTDFLNRVKSNDEKRKAAKSAGQPVPALKRLPVAPRGAHTVTTQNNEPELLAPLRFEIVA is encoded by the exons ATGACTAACTCCAAGGGTCTCAGACGCGGAACGCGTTACATGTTCGCTCGCGACTTCCGCAAGCACGGAGTTGAGCACCTCTCCACCTACTACACCCAGTACAAGCGCGGAGATCTTGTCGATATCAAGACCAATGGAGCTTTCCAAAAGGGTATGCCATTCAAGGCTTACCACGGAAGAACCGGAAGAATCTTCAACGTCACCAGAGGAGCCGTCGGAATCATCGTCAACAAGAGAGTCCG CGGAAACATTCTTCCAAAGAGAATCAACATCCGTATCGAGCACATCAAGCCATCCAAGTGCAGAACCGACTTCTTGAACCGTGTCAAGTCCAATGACGAGAAGAGAAAGGCCGCTAAGTCAGCTGGACAACCAGTCCCAGCTTTGAAGAGACTTCCAGTCGCCCCTAGAGGAGCTCACACCGTCACCACCCAGAACAATGAGCCAGAACTTCTCGCCCCACTCCGTTTCGAGATTGTTGCGTGA
- the C14B9.10 gene encoding Complex III subunit 9 (Confirmed by transcript evidence) — translation MSLGTIVYNTVSRRFSTILLASAFGAYTFNYTLEGLTNFYWDTKNSNKQWKDIKQQLAQE, via the exons ATGTCGCTGGGTACCATCGTCTACAACACCGTTTCTCGCCGTTTCTCCACCATCCTTTTGGCTTCCGCCTTCGGAGCCTACACCTTCAACTACACTTTGGAAGGGCTCACCAACTTCTATTGGGATACT aaaaactccAACAAGCAATGGAAGGACATCAAGCAACAATTGGCTCAGGAATAG